The Agromyces marinus genome window below encodes:
- a CDS encoding AI-2E family transporter yields MKAIERRRTRQSDAERARTGAARTGGAPAPAGGMMANRPFVWGMIATAGVLVTLGLASALISLSGVVFAVFAAVFITLGLDPLVRWFERRGMKRGWAILTVIILFVLVIAGMLGLILPIVITQAAEFITSLPELYADMQEQDWFQQLSSDSGGVLASAYTWFIEFITDPNTWATVGGGALNVGIAIIGGLSTGFFIFILTIYFMATLDSSKAAIYRLIAASHRSRVVEYAEQIMQNVGRYLSGMVVLAFFNALYSLILLTIAGVPFALVISVAAFFITLIPMIGTVLTTAFMSVIALFTSPTAAIIVLVGMLIYMQVEAYILTPRVMNRAVQVPGSIVLIAALAGGTLAGLPGALVAIPVAAGILLIIKEVVVPWKARI; encoded by the coding sequence GTGAAGGCCATCGAGCGGCGACGCACCCGACAATCCGACGCCGAACGTGCACGCACGGGCGCAGCGCGCACGGGCGGCGCGCCCGCCCCGGCCGGCGGCATGATGGCGAACCGTCCCTTCGTGTGGGGCATGATCGCGACCGCGGGCGTGCTCGTCACCCTGGGCCTGGCGAGCGCACTCATCAGCCTGTCGGGCGTGGTCTTCGCGGTCTTCGCGGCCGTGTTCATCACGCTCGGGCTCGACCCGCTCGTGCGGTGGTTCGAGCGGCGCGGCATGAAGCGGGGCTGGGCGATCCTCACCGTGATCATCCTCTTCGTCCTCGTCATCGCGGGCATGCTCGGACTCATCCTGCCGATCGTGATCACGCAGGCGGCCGAGTTCATCACCTCGCTCCCCGAGCTCTACGCGGACATGCAGGAACAGGACTGGTTCCAGCAGCTCTCCTCCGACTCCGGCGGCGTGCTCGCGAGCGCGTACACCTGGTTCATCGAGTTCATCACCGACCCGAACACGTGGGCCACCGTGGGCGGCGGGGCACTGAACGTCGGCATCGCGATCATCGGCGGGCTCTCGACCGGCTTCTTCATCTTCATCCTCACGATCTACTTCATGGCCACGCTCGACTCGTCGAAGGCCGCGATCTACCGGCTCATCGCCGCGTCGCACCGCAGCCGCGTCGTCGAGTACGCCGAGCAGATCATGCAGAACGTCGGCCGCTACCTCAGCGGCATGGTCGTGCTCGCGTTCTTCAATGCGCTGTACAGCCTGATCCTGCTCACGATCGCGGGCGTGCCGTTCGCCCTCGTCATCTCGGTCGCGGCGTTCTTCATCACGCTGATCCCCATGATCGGTACCGTCCTGACGACCGCGTTCATGTCGGTGATCGCGCTGTTCACCTCGCCCACCGCGGCGATCATCGTGCTCGTCGGCATGCTCATCTACATGCAGGTCGAGGCGTACATCCTGACCCCGAGGGTCATGAACCGCGCCGTGCAGGTGCCCGGCTCGATCGTCCTGATCGCGGCCCTCGCGGGCGGCACGCTCGCCGGCCTGCCGGGCGCGCTCGTCGCCATCCCGGTCGCCGCGGGCATCCTCCTCATCATCAAGGAGGTCGTGGTGCCCTGGAAGGCGCGGATCTAG
- a CDS encoding SRPBCC domain-containing protein, with translation MTITRATGHYVRKDDGLHLQFDRLFRSPIEEVWYTLTNPTAMQAWIGTYTGTPSTGAVRFRMSGEGAEWQNTSILECDAPYGFRADIGEGEASVRVFCHLREAGGMTTLTLGQLLHSAADATSVGPGWDYFLDRLVATRAGTELPDWQQYDPGLVETYRGLHVPDAASVADPAAGR, from the coding sequence ATGACCATCACTCGGGCGACCGGCCACTACGTCCGCAAGGACGACGGGCTCCACCTCCAGTTCGACCGGCTGTTCCGATCCCCCATCGAGGAGGTCTGGTACACGCTGACCAATCCGACGGCGATGCAGGCGTGGATCGGCACCTACACGGGGACCCCGTCCACCGGTGCCGTGCGGTTCCGCATGTCCGGCGAGGGCGCCGAATGGCAGAACACCTCGATCCTCGAGTGCGACGCCCCCTACGGCTTCCGTGCCGACATCGGCGAGGGCGAGGCATCCGTGCGGGTGTTCTGCCACCTCCGCGAAGCCGGGGGGATGACGACCCTCACGCTCGGGCAGCTCCTGCACTCGGCCGCCGACGCCACGTCGGTGGGGCCCGGCTGGGACTACTTCCTCGACCGGCTGGTCGCCACCCGGGCCGGAACCGAGCTTCCCGACTGGCAGCAGTACGACCCCGGGCTCGTCGAGACGTATCGGGGCCTGCACGTTCCCGACGCGGCATCCGTCGCAGACCCCGCGGCCGGTCGGTGA
- a CDS encoding phytoene desaturase family protein — MPTDARRTPAASPDVIIVGGGHNGLTAAAYLARAGKRVLLLERDDHVGGAAISAEAFAGVDARLSRYSYLVSLLPRRIIDDLGLDIRLVRRRFSSYTPDPRDPSRGLLIDGEADAGAARAAFARVGAADDADAWDAFAADTARLAESLFPTLIEPLPTRDEARALVGDDRVWDEFIERPLGAGIDARFADDLVRGVVATDGLIGTFADLDDTSLDANRCFLYHVIGGGTGDWDVPVGGMGAVTGELARAAREAGAELRTGAEVVAIDGGTGEVRWREAGREHTARAGTVLANVAPAVLEGLAASAPDAAREPRPTRDDRPEGAQVKVNLLLTRLPRLADAEVAPEHAFAGTFHINELRTQLDAAFADAAAGTLPDPIPCEIYCHTLSDRSILGPELAESATQTLTVFGLHVPDRLVDAYGNDDLRARLERAVLASLDSVLAEPIADVIATDAAGRPCIEVKTTRDLESALNMPGGNIFHGPLSWPWSEPDAAPATPAQRWGVATRHPRVLICGSGAVRGGAVSGIGGHNAAMAVLEGE, encoded by the coding sequence GATCATCGTCGGGGGCGGCCACAACGGCCTGACCGCCGCCGCCTACCTCGCCCGTGCGGGCAAGCGCGTGCTGCTGCTCGAGCGCGACGACCACGTCGGCGGCGCCGCGATCTCGGCCGAGGCCTTCGCCGGGGTGGATGCCCGGCTCAGCCGGTACTCGTACCTCGTGAGCCTGCTCCCCCGGCGCATCATCGACGACCTCGGGCTCGACATCCGCCTGGTCCGCCGCCGGTTCTCCTCGTACACGCCCGACCCGCGCGACCCGTCGCGCGGGCTCCTCATCGACGGCGAAGCGGATGCCGGGGCCGCGCGCGCCGCCTTCGCCCGGGTCGGCGCGGCCGACGACGCCGACGCGTGGGACGCGTTCGCCGCCGACACCGCACGGCTGGCCGAGTCGCTCTTCCCGACCCTGATCGAACCGCTGCCCACCCGCGACGAGGCCCGAGCCCTCGTCGGCGACGACCGCGTCTGGGACGAGTTCATCGAGCGGCCGCTCGGGGCGGGCATCGACGCGCGATTCGCCGACGACCTCGTGCGGGGCGTCGTCGCGACCGACGGCCTCATCGGCACCTTCGCCGACCTCGACGACACCTCGCTCGACGCGAACCGCTGCTTCCTGTACCACGTCATCGGGGGCGGCACCGGCGACTGGGACGTGCCCGTCGGCGGCATGGGCGCCGTCACGGGCGAACTCGCGCGAGCCGCGCGCGAGGCCGGGGCCGAGCTCCGCACGGGCGCCGAGGTCGTCGCCATCGACGGCGGAACCGGCGAGGTGCGCTGGCGCGAAGCCGGCCGGGAGCACACGGCGCGGGCCGGCACGGTGCTCGCGAACGTCGCCCCGGCCGTGCTCGAGGGCCTCGCGGCATCCGCCCCCGACGCAGCCCGGGAACCGCGCCCGACGCGCGACGACCGCCCCGAGGGCGCTCAGGTGAAGGTCAACCTCCTGCTCACGCGACTGCCGCGCCTCGCGGACGCCGAGGTCGCACCCGAGCACGCGTTCGCGGGCACGTTCCACATCAACGAGCTCCGCACCCAGCTCGACGCCGCGTTCGCCGACGCGGCGGCGGGCACGCTGCCCGACCCGATCCCGTGCGAGATCTACTGCCACACGCTGAGCGACCGCAGCATCCTCGGACCGGAACTGGCCGAGTCCGCGACCCAGACCCTCACGGTCTTCGGACTGCACGTGCCCGACCGGCTCGTCGACGCGTACGGCAACGACGACCTGCGCGCCCGGCTCGAGCGCGCGGTGCTCGCATCGCTCGACTCCGTGCTCGCGGAACCGATCGCAGACGTGATCGCGACGGATGCCGCCGGCCGCCCCTGCATCGAGGTGAAGACCACGCGCGACCTCGAGTCGGCACTGAACATGCCGGGCGGGAACATCTTCCACGGGCCGCTGTCGTGGCCGTGGTCGGAACCGGACGCCGCGCCCGCCACGCCCGCACAGCGGTGGGGTGTCGCCACGCGGCATCCGCGAGTGCTGATCTGCGGATCGGGCGCGGTGCGCGGAGGCGCGGTCAGCGGCATCGGCGGCCACAACGCCGCGATGGCCGTGCTCGAGGGCGAGTGA